CGTCGTCCCACCTCCGCACAGTTGAGTAGGGCTGTAAAAGCTGATGAAATCAGCCTAGTGGAGCCCACTCAACCACTGCGTCTTGCTCGACAATCCATAGACAAATGAGAGGCTAGGACTTTTGTCCCAGCCCTTTTTTGTAATTTGGTGCTCCTATTTTTAGTTTAGAATGGTAGGAATTTTCTCACAATTTTGGTATAATAGGACTATTAGAAAATTTCGAGGAGACAAACATGTCAGTTAAGATTGCTTTACTTGGATTTGGTACAGTAGCCAGTGGTGTACCATTCTTGCTAAAGGAAAATAGAGAAAAAATCGTTCAAGCAGCCCAGTCAGAAATTGAAGTAGCTAAAGTTTTGGTCAAAGATGATCAAGAAAAAGCACGCTTGCTTGAAGCGGGAAATGATTTTAATTTTGTAACAAATATCGATGAAATCTTGTCAGACAAAGACATCACGATCGTTGTTGAGTTGATGGGACGTATCGAGCCTGCAAAAACCTTTATCACTCGTGCGTTAGAAGCAGGGAAACACGTCGTAACAGCCAACAAGGACCTTTTGGCAGTCCATGGTGCAGAATTGCTTGAAATTGCTAAAACTCACAATGTTGCTCTCTACTACGAAGCAGCTGTTGCAGGAGGAATTCCAATCCTTCGTACCTTGGTTAACTCACTAGCATCAGACAAAATCACACGTGTTCTTGGTGTTGTCAATGGAACATCAAACTTCATGATGACTAAAATGGTAACCGAAGGTTGGTCTTACGAGGATGCTTTGGCAGAAGCCCAACGACTTGGCTTCGCTGAAAGCGACCCAACCAATGATGTGGACGGGATTGATGCAGCCTACAAGATGGTCATCCTTAGCCAGTTTGCTTTTGGGATGAATGTCAAGTTTGAAGATGTTGGTCACCAAGGAATTCGCAACATCACTCCAGAAGATGTAGCAGTAGCTCAAGAACTTGGTTATGTTGTGAAATTAGTTGGTTCTATCGAAGAAACAGCTTCTGGAATCGCTGCTGAGGTTACACCAACCTTCCTTCCTAAAGAACACCCACTAGCAAGTGTTAACGGTGTTATGAATGCTGTCTTTGTGGAATCTATCGGTATCGGCGAGTCTATGTACTACGGACCAGGTGCAGGTCAAAAACCAACTGCAACAAGTGTTGTGGCTGATATTGCCCGTATCGTTCGTCGTTTGAATGATGGAACAATTGGAAAAGCCTTTAATGAATACAGCCGTCCAGTGGTCTTGGCTAAGCCAGAAGATGTCAAAGCCAACTACTATTTCTCAATCTTGGCTCCAGACTCAAAAGGTCAAGTCTTGAAATTGGCTGAACTCTTTAACGCAGAAGATATTTCCTTCAAGCAAATCCTACAAGATGGTAAGCAAGAAGGTAAGGCTCGTATTGTCATCATCACTCATAAAATCAACAAGGCGCAACTTGAAAATATTACAGCAGCTTTGAAGCGTGTATCTGAGTTTGAACTTCTCAATACCTTCAAGGTTTTAGGAGACTAAGATGAAGATTATTGTACCTGCTACAAGTGCTAATGTGGGTCCAGGTTTTGACTCGGTTGGTGTAGCTGTAACTAAGTATCTAGAAATTCAGGTTTGTGAGGAACGTGAAGAATGGATGATTGAGCATCAATTAGGCAAATGGATTCCACGTGACGAGCGTAATCTTTTGCTCAAGATTGCTCTACAAATTGCTCCAGACCTACAACCAAGACGTTTGAAGATGGTCAGTGATATTCCTCTTGCGCGTGGACTCGGTTCTTCTAGTTCAGTCATTGTTGCTGGGATTGAACTGGCAAATCAATTAGGAAATCTTAAATTAACGGATCACGAGAAGTTGCAATTGGCAACTAAGATTGAAGGACATCCTGATAATGTTGCACCTGCTATCTATGGAAATCTGGTCATTGCGAGCTCGGTAGAAGGTCAGGTTTCAGCTGTTGTGGTGCCTTTCCCAGAGTGTGCTTTCCTAGCTTATATTCCAAACTATGAATTGCGAACTCGCGATAGTCGTGGTGTCTTGCCTAAGAAACTCTCATACAAGGAAGCTGTTGCAGCAAGTTCTATCGC
The window above is part of the Streptococcus sp. Marseille-Q6470 genome. Proteins encoded here:
- a CDS encoding homoserine dehydrogenase, with protein sequence MSVKIALLGFGTVASGVPFLLKENREKIVQAAQSEIEVAKVLVKDDQEKARLLEAGNDFNFVTNIDEILSDKDITIVVELMGRIEPAKTFITRALEAGKHVVTANKDLLAVHGAELLEIAKTHNVALYYEAAVAGGIPILRTLVNSLASDKITRVLGVVNGTSNFMMTKMVTEGWSYEDALAEAQRLGFAESDPTNDVDGIDAAYKMVILSQFAFGMNVKFEDVGHQGIRNITPEDVAVAQELGYVVKLVGSIEETASGIAAEVTPTFLPKEHPLASVNGVMNAVFVESIGIGESMYYGPGAGQKPTATSVVADIARIVRRLNDGTIGKAFNEYSRPVVLAKPEDVKANYYFSILAPDSKGQVLKLAELFNAEDISFKQILQDGKQEGKARIVIITHKINKAQLENITAALKRVSEFELLNTFKVLGD
- the thrB gene encoding homoserine kinase; the encoded protein is MKIIVPATSANVGPGFDSVGVAVTKYLEIQVCEEREEWMIEHQLGKWIPRDERNLLLKIALQIAPDLQPRRLKMVSDIPLARGLGSSSSVIVAGIELANQLGNLKLTDHEKLQLATKIEGHPDNVAPAIYGNLVIASSVEGQVSAVVVPFPECAFLAYIPNYELRTRDSRGVLPKKLSYKEAVAASSIANVAIAALLTGDMVKAGQAIESDLFHERYRQELVREFATIKKIAKRNGAYATYLSGAGPTVMVLADPDKMPKIKAELEKQPFKGKLHDLQVDTQGVRVEAK